CGTCTATATGGACGATGTCTCCGGTGTCATACCAGCCATCCTTCGGCGGCTCCAATACTCCGGGATTGGAAATGCGCAGATAGCCGAGCATGATGTTGTCGCCTTTAAGCCACAGGCGGCCGCCGTCATGAACGCCGTCGACCGGTTCAAGGCGGTATTCAAGCCCCGCGACGATCGTTCCGACCGTGCCCGTCTTGTGGTGCGCGTAATAATTGTTGGAGACGACCGGGGCGGCCTCCGTGACGCCGTAGCCCTCGGTTATGCGGGTGTTGAAGCGCTCGAACCAGGTCTGCTGTGTGGACGGTTTGAGTTTTTCGCCGCCCTGCACGAGGAGGCGCATCGTCGCGAAGTCGTAGTTGTCGCTCGCGGCCTTCGCGTAGCCGGCAAGGAAGGTATCCGTCGCGAATAGCAGCGTTATGCGCTCGTCGTAGCAGATGGTGGCGATCGTCTTATAATGAAGCGGCGACGGATAGAGGTAGACGAAGAAACCGAGCGAGACGGGCATAAAGACGCCGCAGAGCCCGAACGAATGGAAGATCGGCATCGCGTTGAGGACGCGGTCCGAACGGTAGAAATCGACGCGCGTGAACATCTGCGCGTGGTTCGTGTTAAGGTTTTTATAGCTGAGGACGACGCCCTTCGGCGCGCCCTCCGAGCCGGATGTGAAGAGGATCACGGCGGGTTTCTCCGCGGCCCCCGGCGTCACCGGGTCTGAACGCAGGAAGGGCGTGCGCAGGGCGGCGGAGAGTTTTTTGCCGGTCGTGATCAGCGGAGCCACGTCCTCAAGCCAGAAGATGCGGATGCCGGCCTCCTCGATGGCGTTTGAAAGGGCCTCCAGCTTGCCGAGCTCGATGAACTTGCGCGACGAAACGACCGTCTTTACGCAGGCGGAGCGGCAGCAGTTGACGAGCGAACGCGGCCCGAGCGAGAAGTTCAGCATCGCCGGCACCTTGTCCATCTTCTGCAGCGCGTACATCGCAATGACGCCGCCGAGCGACGTCGGCAGCAATACGCCGATGTTGTCCCCCTCTAGGTTTTGTTCGCGCAGCGCCTCTTCGATAAGAAGGATGCGCGTGATAAAGCCGTTATAGGTTACCGGTTTGGCGCCGGCGTCGCTGAAAATGCGCACGTTGCCGCCGAATTCCCTGCGCGCGTCAAGAAGGATGTCCCAGAAGGGTTTCTGCTTCCTGCGCGCGGAGAGCGACGCCTCGTCCATGATGCGCTCCAGCGCCCGCCCGGCGGCGGCGTTGCGCTTCGAGCCCGTCAGCCCCTCGGGGATGTTGAGATTCTGGACGGGGAAGACGGTTATCGTCACCTCGGAAAAGAAACGCACCCCGCGTTTGTGCTGGATGCGCGAAAAGGGCGTGCGTTCCGTGCCCTTGATATGTATCGGCAATATCTTCGCGTCGGTATGGTCGGCGATCATCGCGACTCCTTGCGAGACCTTCATGGGATTGCCGATGATTGTGGGCTGCAGCTCGGGGAAGATGACACACCGCCCCCCGTTTTTCAGCAGGCTGAGGAAATATTTAAGCGTGAGCGGCGCGTCCGCGTCCAGTATATGCGTGTCCGCGATCGGCAGGAAAAATCTGGCGAAGCGTT
The window above is part of the Cloacibacillus evryensis DSM 19522 genome. Proteins encoded here:
- a CDS encoding AMP-binding protein, coding for MRRLIVKLILRLFFRVKVKGWENWENAGEGVLIAPNYVSFIDPLILAAFLPEKVPFAIERRLTKKRFARFFLPIADTHILDADAPLTLKYFLSLLKNGGRCVIFPELQPTIIGNPMKVSQGVAMIADHTDAKILPIHIKGTERTPFSRIQHKRGVRFFSEVTITVFPVQNLNIPEGLTGSKRNAAAGRALERIMDEASLSARRKQKPFWDILLDARREFGGNVRIFSDAGAKPVTYNGFITRILLIEEALREQNLEGDNIGVLLPTSLGGVIAMYALQKMDKVPAMLNFSLGPRSLVNCCRSACVKTVVSSRKFIELGKLEALSNAIEEAGIRIFWLEDVAPLITTGKKLSAALRTPFLRSDPVTPGAAEKPAVILFTSGSEGAPKGVVLSYKNLNTNHAQMFTRVDFYRSDRVLNAMPIFHSFGLCGVFMPVSLGFFVYLYPSPLHYKTIATICYDERITLLFATDTFLAGYAKAASDNYDFATMRLLVQGGEKLKPSTQQTWFERFNTRITEGYGVTEAAPVVSNNYYAHHKTGTVGTIVAGLEYRLEPVDGVHDGGRLWLKGDNIMLGYLRISNPGVLEPPKDGWYDTGDIVHIDDEGYVTILGRAKRFAKIGGEMISLAAVEEAMFEIWPEDQHAVTMMHGANRETLTAVTTRADMKRDELRQRLSELGMAEIAIPKKLLYMETIPLLGNGKTSYVELDEMLKNMSSDE